A region from the Citrobacter koseri ATCC BAA-895 genome encodes:
- a CDS encoding alpha,alpha-trehalase, translated as MITPALRHSGTLSFAIKLTVASTLLTFASLSAHAEEQPASPPQPPDILLGPLFNDVQSVKLFPDQKTFADAVPNSDPLMILADYRMQRNQSGFDLRHFVDVNFTLPKEGEKYVPPEGQSLREHIDGLWPVLTRTTESAGKWDSLLPLPEPYVVPGGRFREVYYWDSYFTMLGLAESDHWDKVADMVANFGYELDSWGHIPNGNRTYYLSRSQPPFFAFMVELLAQHEGDDALKKYLPQLQKEYAYWMEGVENLQPGEQNKRVVKLDDGTVLNRYWDDRDTPRPESWMEDITTAKSNPNRPATEIYRDLRSAAASGWDFSSRWMDDPNQLSTIRTTSIVPVDLNALLYKLEKMLARASKAAGDDANANQYEALASARQKGIETHLWNNQEGWYADYDLKSKKVRNQLTAATLFPLYVNAAAKDRASKVAAATQAHLLQPGGLSTTSVKSGQQWDAPNGWAPLQWVATEGLQNYGQDNVAMDVTWRFLTNVQHTYDREQKLVEKYDVSSTGTGGGGGEYPLQDGFGWTNGVTLKMLDLICPKEKPCDSVPATRPAAPGASQPAPQKQVETTP; from the coding sequence ATGATAACACCTGCGCTTCGCCATTCCGGCACGCTCTCTTTCGCCATAAAACTGACCGTTGCAAGCACCCTGCTGACATTCGCGTCGCTCTCGGCGCATGCTGAGGAACAGCCGGCCAGTCCTCCGCAGCCCCCGGATATTCTGCTGGGGCCGCTGTTTAATGACGTGCAGAGCGTCAAACTGTTCCCCGATCAGAAAACGTTCGCCGATGCCGTGCCTAACAGCGATCCGCTGATGATCCTCGCGGATTACCGGATGCAACGAAACCAGTCAGGCTTCGATTTGCGTCACTTTGTTGATGTGAACTTTACGCTGCCCAAAGAAGGGGAAAAATACGTTCCGCCGGAAGGACAGTCGCTGCGTGAACATATTGACGGCCTGTGGCCCGTGTTGACCCGCACAACGGAGAGCGCCGGAAAATGGGATTCGTTATTGCCGCTGCCGGAACCGTATGTGGTGCCTGGCGGACGTTTCCGGGAAGTCTATTATTGGGATAGCTATTTTACCATGCTGGGACTTGCCGAAAGCGATCACTGGGATAAGGTCGCCGATATGGTGGCGAATTTCGGCTATGAGCTGGATTCCTGGGGGCATATCCCCAACGGCAACCGTACCTACTATCTGAGCCGCTCGCAGCCGCCTTTCTTCGCATTTATGGTGGAATTGCTGGCGCAGCATGAGGGCGACGACGCCCTGAAAAAATACCTGCCGCAGTTGCAAAAAGAGTATGCCTACTGGATGGAGGGCGTGGAGAATCTCCAGCCCGGCGAGCAGAATAAGCGCGTGGTGAAACTGGATGACGGCACCGTCCTGAACCGCTACTGGGATGACCGGGACACGCCGCGACCGGAGTCGTGGATGGAAGATATCACCACCGCGAAGAGCAACCCGAACCGCCCGGCAACCGAGATTTATCGCGACCTGCGATCTGCCGCCGCATCGGGCTGGGATTTCAGCTCGCGCTGGATGGACGACCCGAATCAGCTGAGCACCATTCGCACCACCAGCATCGTCCCTGTCGATCTCAACGCCCTGCTGTATAAACTGGAGAAAATGCTGGCGCGCGCCAGCAAAGCGGCAGGCGATGACGCCAACGCAAACCAGTATGAAGCGCTCGCCAGCGCCCGTCAGAAAGGCATTGAAACGCACCTGTGGAACAATCAGGAAGGCTGGTATGCCGACTACGATCTGAAAAGCAAAAAGGTGCGTAACCAACTGACGGCGGCCACGCTGTTCCCGCTGTATGTCAACGCGGCGGCGAAAGATCGCGCCAGCAAAGTGGCTGCCGCGACCCAGGCGCACCTGTTGCAGCCTGGCGGACTGTCCACCACCTCGGTGAAAAGCGGGCAGCAATGGGACGCCCCCAATGGCTGGGCGCCATTACAGTGGGTGGCGACCGAAGGGTTGCAGAATTACGGGCAGGACAACGTCGCGATGGATGTCACCTGGCGCTTCCTCACTAACGTTCAGCATACCTACGACCGCGAACAAAAGCTGGTTGAGAAATATGACGTCAGCAGTACGGGAACCGGCGGCGGCGGTGGAGAATACCCTCTTCAGGATGGTTTCGGCTGGACCAACGGCGTGACGTTAAAAATGCTCGACCTGATCTGTCCAAAAGAGAAACCGTGCGACAGCGTACCGGCCACTCGCCCCGCAGCGCCAGGCGCTTCCCAGCCTGCGCCGCAAAAACAGGTTGAAACCACGCCGTAA